One genomic segment of Acaryochloris marina S15 includes these proteins:
- a CDS encoding J domain-containing protein, giving the protein MPIDPNFYQLLDLSPEASSDEIHDAYRKKSKVYHPDTTTLPKEVAIQKFQQLMMLMAF; this is encoded by the coding sequence ATGCCGATAGATCCAAATTTCTACCAGTTGTTAGATCTTTCTCCTGAAGCCTCTAGTGATGAGATCCATGATGCCTATCGAAAAAAGAGTAAGGTTTACCATCCTGACACGACTACCCTTCCCAAAGAAGTGGCTATCCAAAAATTTCAACAACTAATGATGCTTATGGCATTCTGA
- a CDS encoding DUF3143 domain-containing protein, with amino-acid sequence MTESCLPDPKTPLYNHPLPQIEQWLHKLGCHQDSQDLHLWRVERDQWKAEIWLDIEELSVLYVPAASTERDIQRTFKYSLSRQDIEDAVFSGP; translated from the coding sequence ATGACTGAATCATGTTTACCAGATCCTAAAACTCCACTATATAATCACCCTCTCCCCCAAATTGAGCAGTGGCTTCACAAGCTTGGATGTCACCAAGATTCTCAGGATTTGCATCTTTGGCGTGTTGAGCGTGATCAGTGGAAGGCAGAAATATGGCTAGATATTGAGGAGTTGTCTGTTTTGTATGTGCCGGCGGCTTCCACTGAACGTGATATTCAACGAACTTTTAAGTATTCTTTAAGTCGCCAAGATATTGAAGATGCAGTGTTCTCAGGTCCTTAG
- the cdaA gene encoding diadenylate cyclase CdaA has product MDGVKEWLINHDWVQTFRSLIDISLALALTYMLLLVIAERRTLWMVRGVVFLVLATVASKLLQFNYLNQLLTFLLIGSAVAMAVILQSEVRRFLEQLGRGELLKMLRPAQQVTQNPDNIIDEIVDAIKELSQNRTGALLIIETRNIPIDERDFSVPGIKLSAEISREIIQTIFQTTTLLHDGALLIRGDRIISAGVILPISEQTASRQLGTRHRAAMGITERVDNCVCIVVSEETGSISLAEQGILRRPLTSSKLRELLADRLILSVDREVVTPSLRSLGRKIRKQVFSLLSLIFPLLKSRKNI; this is encoded by the coding sequence ATGGACGGGGTTAAGGAATGGCTGATAAACCATGACTGGGTTCAGACCTTCCGTTCCTTAATTGATATCAGCCTTGCTTTAGCTTTAACTTATATGCTGCTTCTCGTCATTGCTGAGCGGCGAACCCTATGGATGGTAAGAGGTGTCGTTTTTCTCGTTCTAGCAACCGTTGCTAGCAAGCTACTGCAATTCAATTACCTCAATCAGTTACTCACCTTCTTACTCATTGGCTCTGCGGTAGCCATGGCCGTCATTCTTCAGTCAGAAGTCCGACGCTTTCTGGAGCAATTGGGGAGAGGCGAACTGTTAAAAATGCTACGTCCTGCACAGCAGGTCACCCAAAATCCCGATAACATCATTGATGAAATTGTCGACGCAATAAAAGAACTCTCCCAAAATCGGACGGGTGCTTTACTCATCATTGAAACTCGAAATATTCCGATTGATGAACGAGACTTTTCAGTGCCAGGAATTAAGTTAAGTGCAGAAATTTCTCGGGAGATAATCCAAACCATCTTTCAGACAACCACCTTATTACACGATGGTGCCCTATTAATCCGAGGCGATCGAATCATATCAGCTGGCGTTATTCTACCTATTTCCGAGCAGACCGCATCTCGCCAACTCGGTACTCGACATCGTGCTGCGATGGGGATCACCGAACGGGTTGACAACTGTGTATGCATCGTTGTTTCTGAAGAAACTGGATCTATCTCATTAGCAGAACAAGGTATACTTAGACGCCCTTTAACCAGCAGTAAGTTGAGGGAATTGTTGGCTGATCGATTAATCTTATCTGTGGATAGAGAAGTTGTTACCCCAAGCTTGAGAAGTTTAGGCAGGAAAATCAGAAAACAAGTCTTTTCTTTGCTTTCTCTCATATTCCCATTGCTCAAATCTCGCAAGAATATATGA
- the lysA gene encoding diaminopimelate decarboxylase — translation METSPNQQILPLSAEIDKAGQMVIGGCFVTELVKQFGSPLYIVDELTLRTACQQYRLAFQKFYPGPSQILYASKAWSCMAISALVAKEGLGLDVVSGGELYTALQAGVDPETIYFHGNNKSVTELEMALSCGCTIIADNWLELEQLTELLSSIDTLPNPPRVMLRITPGIECHTHEYIRTGHLDSKFGFDPNQIDQVLSFAQKPLKSLGLAFMLISGSQIFELQPHQDLTSVIVEWLAKAQALGLPMDELNIGGGLGIRYVESDDPPSITQWSEIVCNGISQACKTANIPFPKLLCEPGRSLVGTSCITAYKVGAKKNIPDIRTYLSVDGGMSDNPRPITYQSVYSAAIANHMDSSATEIVTIAGKHCESGDILLKDIALPPSQPGDVLVVMGTGAYNYSMASNYNRISRPAAVLVQDGDASLILKRETFQDLIRQDCLPRHLEQ, via the coding sequence ATGGAGACCTCCCCCAACCAGCAAATACTTCCACTATCTGCCGAAATCGATAAAGCAGGACAGATGGTAATTGGTGGATGCTTTGTTACCGAACTCGTTAAGCAATTTGGCTCTCCTTTATACATCGTAGATGAACTGACCCTGAGGACTGCCTGCCAACAGTATCGTCTCGCATTTCAAAAATTCTATCCTGGTCCATCCCAAATCCTCTACGCCTCCAAAGCCTGGAGCTGCATGGCTATCTCTGCACTAGTGGCTAAAGAGGGTTTAGGACTAGATGTGGTATCAGGGGGTGAACTGTACACCGCCTTACAAGCAGGCGTAGATCCTGAAACTATCTATTTTCACGGCAATAACAAATCAGTTACTGAACTAGAAATGGCCCTGTCATGTGGCTGTACCATCATTGCGGACAACTGGCTCGAACTAGAGCAACTTACAGAGCTTCTTTCCTCAATCGACACCCTGCCAAACCCTCCCCGGGTCATGCTAAGAATCACACCTGGCATTGAATGTCATACCCATGAATATATTCGAACGGGACATCTAGATAGTAAATTCGGTTTCGACCCCAATCAAATTGATCAGGTCTTGTCTTTTGCTCAGAAACCCCTCAAATCGCTTGGGTTGGCTTTCATGCTCATATCGGGGTCTCAAATCTTCGAGCTGCAACCTCATCAAGATCTAACCAGCGTCATTGTCGAGTGGTTAGCCAAAGCACAGGCTCTAGGCCTACCCATGGACGAACTCAACATTGGCGGCGGTCTAGGTATTCGTTATGTTGAGTCAGATGACCCTCCCAGCATCACTCAATGGTCAGAGATCGTCTGCAACGGCATTTCGCAAGCCTGTAAGACAGCCAATATCCCATTCCCGAAGCTACTCTGCGAGCCAGGACGCTCTCTAGTAGGTACATCCTGCATTACTGCTTACAAAGTTGGAGCCAAAAAGAACATTCCCGATATTCGTACCTACCTTTCTGTAGATGGTGGAATGTCTGATAACCCCCGCCCCATTACATACCAATCTGTTTACAGTGCTGCCATTGCCAACCACATGGATTCTTCCGCCACAGAGATCGTTACCATCGCAGGTAAACATTGTGAATCCGGGGACATTTTACTAAAAGATATCGCTCTCCCCCCCAGCCAACCCGGTGATGTTCTGGTCGTAATGGGAACCGGAGCATACAATTACAGCATGGCATCCAATTACAATCGAATATCCCGACCTGCTGCTGTACTTGTGCAGGACGGAGACGCAAGCTTAATTCTTAAAAGAGAAACTTTTCAAGACCTCATTCGTCAAGATTGTCTGCCAAGGCATTTAGAGCAATAG